Proteins encoded together in one Leishmania donovani BPK282A1 complete genome, chromosome 33 window:
- a CDS encoding peptidase M20/M25/M40, putative, which translates to MSDFDWAVIQKAVEAEWDASIIPALSAYIEVPNQSPDFDPQWATNGLIKKAFTILINWMEGQNLLGLSYEFMEVEGRTPFLLVEIAGTEPTKNTLLMYGHMDKQPPLYPWDEGLDPHKAVVRDGKLYGRGGADDGYALFSAITSVSVLQRHGIPHGRVIVVIEACEESGSFDLDYYMERCKERIGNVDLMVCLDSGCLNYSQVWLTTSLRGVTGGVLNVQTLTESMHSGVAGGVVPDTFRIARELLDRVEDSKTGKVLFPEAYCEIPDYVVKSMESMRVVPFKEQFATADGVSTEPGDNVELALRNFWKPSLTVTGANLPEPQIAGNVIRTHTSLKLSLRVPPLVDAEKATQAMAKLLVANPPYGAKVWFQPEVPGHGCATPELKPWLVTALNESSKMAYGNPLAFQGMGGAIPFISMLIKSYPQAQFVVTGVLGPKSNAHGPNEFLHIKYAKGLTFAISRVVAEHFRHTLK; encoded by the coding sequence ATGAGCGACTTTGACTGGGCTGTGATTCAAAAGGCCGTGGAGGCCGAGTGGGACGCCTCCATCATTCCTGCGCTGTCCGCCTACATTGAAGTGCCGAATCAGAGCCCCGACTTCGACCCCCAGTGGGCAACGAACGGACTCATAAAAAAGGCCTTTACCATTCTGATCAACTGGATGGAGGGGCAGAACCTGCTGGGCCTCAGCTACGAGTTCATGGAGGTCGAGGGAAGAACGCCgttcctcctcgtcgaaaTCGCCGGGACAGAGCCGACGAAGAACACCCTGCTCATGTACGGCCACATGGATAAGCAGCCGCCTCTCTACCCGTGGGACGAAGGCCTTGACCCCCACAAGGCGGTCGTGCGCGATGGCAAGCTGtacggccgcggcggcgctgacgacggCTACGCGCTCTTTTCGGCCATCACGTCCGTCTCGGtactgcagcgccacggcatTCCGCACGGTCGAGTGATCGTGGTCATCGAGGCGTGCGAAGAGTCTGGCAGCTTCGACCTGGACTACTACATGGAGCGCTGCAAGGAACGCATCGGCAACGTGGATTTGATGGTGTGCCTAGACAGCGGCTGTCTCAACTACTCACAGGTATGGCTGACGACGTCGTTGCGTGGTGTGACGGGTGGTGTGCTGAACGTGCAGACGCTGACGGAGAGCATGCACAgtggcgtcgccggcggcgtcgtacCGGACACGTTCCGCATTGCGCGTGAGCTGTTGGACCGCGTTGAGGATTCAAAGACCGGAAAGGTGCTCTTCCCTGAGGCCTACTGCGAGATTCCCGACTACGTTGTCAAGTCCATGGAGTCGATGAGGGTCGTGCCGTTCAAGGAGCAGTTTGCCACGGCCGACGGCGTGTCGACAGAGCCAGGCGACAATgtggagctggcgctgcggaaCTTTTGGAAGCCGAGCCTCACCGTGACAGGGGCCAACCTGCCGGAGCCACAGATTGCCGGCAACGTAATCCGGACGCACACCTCACTGAAGCTGTCCCtccgcgtgccgccgctggtggacGCGGAGAAAGCTACCCAGGCCATGGCCAAGTTGCTTGTGGCCAACCCGCCGTACGGCGCTAAGGTGTGGTTTCAGCCCGAGGTTCCCGGCCATGGCTGCGCGACCCCAGAGCTGAAGCCGTGGCTCGTGACCGCGCTCAATGAGAGCAGCAAGATGGCGTACGGCAACCCGCTCGCATTCCAGGGCATGGGCGGGGCGATCCCATTCATCTCCATGCTCATCAAATCATACCCGCAAGCGCAGTTCGTTGTCACCGGCGTCCTCGGTCCAAAGAGCAACGCGCACGGCCCCAATGAGTTTCTGCACATCAAATACGCTAAAGGCCTCACGTTCGCCATCAGCCGCGTTGTCGCCGAGCACTTTCGCCACACTCTCAAGTAA